The following are from one region of the Hymenobacter radiodurans genome:
- the folE gene encoding GTP cyclohydrolase I FolE, whose product MDNAVPAVAATDLPVPNDAHLPADLRTPLRSDAFTLSEEEKIASIADHFREIMTLLGLDLNDDSLKGTPRRVAKMYVHEWFRGLNPAYQPDVKLFDNRYQYHQMLVERDITLFSCCEHHFVPIIGKAHVAYLPGEHVVGLSKLNRVVQYYARRPQVQERLTRQIAEELKNTLHTNDVAVLIEADHLCVMSRGVNDTSSSTLTAEYGGAFDRDQALRTEFLRLIGK is encoded by the coding sequence ATGGATAACGCCGTGCCCGCAGTTGCTGCAACGGACCTCCCCGTCCCAAACGATGCCCACTTGCCGGCTGATCTGCGCACACCTCTGCGCTCCGATGCCTTTACGCTAAGCGAAGAAGAGAAAATAGCCAGCATTGCCGACCACTTTCGCGAAATAATGACGTTGCTGGGTCTGGATCTGAACGACGACAGCTTGAAGGGGACTCCTCGCCGAGTAGCCAAAATGTATGTGCATGAGTGGTTTCGCGGCCTCAACCCTGCTTATCAGCCCGATGTAAAACTTTTTGACAACCGCTACCAATACCATCAGATGTTGGTAGAGCGCGATATCACTCTTTTCTCCTGCTGCGAGCACCATTTTGTGCCTATCATTGGAAAAGCGCATGTGGCTTATCTGCCCGGCGAGCATGTGGTTGGCCTCTCTAAGTTGAATCGGGTGGTGCAATATTATGCTCGTCGCCCGCAGGTGCAGGAGCGCTTGACGCGACAAATTGCCGAGGAGCTAAAAAACACCCTCCATACTAACGATGTGGCCGTGTTAATCGAGGCTGATCATTTGTGCGTGATGAGCCGGGGTGTGAATGACACCAGCAGCAGCACGCTTACGGCCGAGTATGGCGGGGCTTTCGACCGCGACCAAGCCCTCCGTACTGAATTTCTGCGTTTGATTGGGAAGTAA